The proteins below are encoded in one region of Gemmatimonas aurantiaca:
- a CDS encoding zinc ribbon domain-containing protein: protein MTVVARSLDDLDRLAFRLSRTVRTQFPQLLSQGFTLTDLEERLLPYRDVRREMADSGPDAFETTLLRLVSGERGYVLTDPGLQQASLQALAFPSPTLALVREWATTSLRLGDVSGAASGTTASGRPTQALELFPAPSDQSASRAGDAKGDAKRDAGGGLANVRRVTPARGSRAVHAHCRYCDSQLPGDRKITYCPHCGMDLTKRQCQACSTELEAHWRYCVTCGRGS, encoded by the coding sequence GTGACCGTCGTTGCCCGTTCGCTGGACGATCTCGATCGCCTCGCTTTTCGTCTCTCCCGCACGGTGCGGACGCAGTTTCCGCAGCTGCTGTCACAGGGATTCACGCTGACCGATCTCGAGGAGCGTCTGCTCCCCTATCGGGACGTGCGTCGCGAAATGGCCGACAGCGGTCCGGATGCCTTCGAAACGACGCTGCTGCGTCTCGTGTCGGGCGAACGGGGGTATGTGCTGACCGATCCGGGTCTCCAGCAGGCCAGTCTGCAGGCCCTCGCATTTCCGTCGCCGACGCTCGCTCTCGTGCGCGAGTGGGCCACGACATCCCTGCGCCTGGGCGATGTGTCGGGTGCGGCCTCGGGAACGACGGCGAGCGGTCGTCCGACCCAGGCTCTGGAGCTGTTTCCGGCGCCGTCGGACCAATCCGCCAGCCGCGCCGGTGATGCCAAGGGTGATGCCAAGAGGGATGCCGGCGGCGGTCTCGCCAATGTCCGGCGCGTGACACCGGCCCGCGGCAGTCGCGCCGTGCATGCGCATTGCCGCTACTGCGACAGCCAGCTTCCGGGGGACCGCAAGATCACCTACTGCCCGCACTGCGGCATGGATCTCACCAAGCGGCAGTGTCAGGCCTGCAGCACCGAGCTGGAAGCACACTGGCGCTACTGCGTGACCTGCGGTCGCGGAAGCTGA